One region of Xylanimonas ulmi genomic DNA includes:
- a CDS encoding pyridoxamine 5'-phosphate oxidase family protein has translation MSDQPNIRELTEDETWEILGKHQIGRLATAVGGDVEIFPVNFAATNRRIFVRTAPGSKLAEIAVNGHVAFEVDEVGADLAYSVVLKGAAEILEHDDDITDAEATGLLTFLDTHKPVWLRITPTAMSGRRFTR, from the coding sequence ATGTCGGATCAGCCGAACATCAGAGAGCTCACCGAGGACGAGACGTGGGAGATCCTCGGCAAGCATCAGATCGGGCGGCTCGCCACCGCCGTCGGCGGCGATGTCGAGATCTTCCCGGTGAACTTCGCGGCCACCAACCGCCGCATCTTCGTGCGCACCGCCCCGGGCTCGAAGCTCGCCGAGATCGCGGTCAACGGGCACGTCGCCTTCGAGGTCGACGAGGTCGGCGCGGACCTCGCCTACAGCGTCGTGCTCAAGGGCGCGGCCGAGATCCTCGAGCACGACGACGACATCACCGACGCCGAGGCCACCGGCCTGCTGACGTTCCTCGACACGCACAAGCCCGTCTGGCTGCGCATCACGCCGACGGCCATGTCGGGCCGCCGCTTCACCCGCTGA
- the nadA gene encoding quinolinate synthase NadA yields the protein MNSVNLLVQSEPAATCAPDLAQGPWDFDTVPGYGPGASLGDVAPPSAPRQGALPAEYRESSDDELRARITAAREALGSRVVVLGHFYQRDEIVAHADFLGDSFQLANAAQTVPDAEAIVFCGVHFMAETADVLAKPGQAVILPNLAAGCSMADMADIDSVEDAWAQLEALYGTEPDADGRVPVIPVTYMNSAADLKAFCGRHGGIVCTSSNAETVLEWAFERAQRVLFFPDQHLGRNTAKKMGVPIERMPMWNPRKPLGGSTGDDLLDARVILWHGFCSVHKRFTVDQIDRARAAHPGVRVIVHPECPMPVVDAADEAGSTDYIRKAVAGATEPTTFAIGTEINMVNRLAAEFPQHTIFCLDPVVCPCSTMYRIHPGYLAWVLEELVAGRTVNQVTVPDDVAADARVALERMLAARPKPTPTTAGPETKGAVR from the coding sequence ATGAACTCGGTCAACCTCCTCGTCCAGTCCGAGCCGGCCGCCACCTGCGCGCCCGACCTCGCGCAGGGTCCGTGGGACTTCGACACCGTGCCCGGCTACGGCCCGGGCGCCTCGCTCGGCGACGTCGCACCGCCGTCGGCCCCCCGCCAGGGCGCCCTGCCGGCCGAGTACCGCGAGTCGTCCGACGACGAGCTGCGCGCGCGCATCACGGCCGCGCGCGAGGCGCTGGGCTCGCGCGTCGTCGTGCTCGGCCACTTCTACCAGCGCGACGAGATCGTGGCGCACGCCGACTTCCTCGGAGACTCGTTCCAGCTCGCGAACGCCGCACAGACCGTGCCCGACGCGGAGGCGATCGTCTTCTGCGGCGTGCACTTCATGGCCGAGACGGCCGACGTGCTCGCCAAGCCCGGCCAGGCGGTGATCCTGCCCAACCTCGCCGCGGGGTGCTCGATGGCCGACATGGCCGACATCGATTCGGTCGAGGACGCCTGGGCCCAGCTCGAGGCGCTGTACGGGACCGAGCCCGACGCCGACGGCCGCGTGCCCGTGATCCCCGTGACGTACATGAACTCGGCCGCCGACCTCAAGGCCTTCTGCGGGCGCCACGGCGGCATCGTGTGTACGTCCTCGAACGCCGAGACGGTGCTGGAGTGGGCGTTCGAGCGCGCCCAGCGCGTGCTGTTCTTCCCCGACCAGCACCTGGGCCGCAACACCGCCAAGAAGATGGGCGTGCCGATCGAGCGGATGCCGATGTGGAACCCGCGCAAGCCGCTCGGCGGCTCGACGGGCGACGACCTGCTGGACGCCCGCGTCATCCTCTGGCACGGGTTCTGCTCGGTGCACAAGCGCTTCACGGTCGACCAGATCGACCGCGCACGGGCCGCGCACCCCGGCGTGCGCGTCATCGTGCACCCCGAGTGCCCCATGCCGGTGGTCGACGCCGCCGACGAGGCCGGGTCGACCGACTACATCCGCAAGGCCGTGGCGGGCGCGACCGAGCCGACGACCTTCGCGATCGGCACCGAGATCAACATGGTCAACCGGCTCGCCGCCGAGTTCCCGCAACACACGATCTTCTGCCTCGACCCCGTCGTGTGCCCCTGCTCGACCATGTACCGCATCCACCCGGGCTACCTCGCCTGGGTCCTGGAGGAGCTCGTGGCCGGCCGCACCGTCAACCAGGTCACGGTGCCCGACGACGTCGCCGCCGACGCCCGCGTGGCCCTGGAGCGCATGCTCGCGGCCCGCCCCAAGCCCACCCCGACCACCGCCGGCCCCGAGACGAAGGGGGCGGTCCGCTGA
- the tmk gene encoding dTMP kinase yields the protein MRTPGYFVSFEGGDGGGKTTQARLLGDWLAERTGREVVVTREPGGTALGAELRQAILHGQDMDPRTEALLYAADRAHHVASLVRPALDRGAVVVTDRYLDSSVAYQSGGRELSADEVERLSLWAVEGLLPDVTVLLDVDPATSAARMTGDPDRLERAGDDFHRRTREAYLRRAAADPERWVVVDAAGSVEQVHAQVRDAVATRLRLAVVDPAPVADPAPVVDPAPVVEPVETTTPAPSLDAAP from the coding sequence GTGAGGACACCCGGGTACTTCGTGTCGTTCGAGGGCGGCGACGGCGGCGGCAAGACGACGCAGGCGCGCCTCCTGGGCGACTGGCTCGCAGAGCGCACCGGCCGCGAGGTCGTGGTCACCCGCGAGCCCGGCGGCACCGCGCTGGGCGCCGAGTTGCGCCAGGCGATCCTGCACGGCCAGGACATGGACCCGCGCACCGAGGCGCTGCTGTACGCCGCCGACCGCGCGCACCACGTCGCCTCGCTCGTGCGACCCGCGCTCGACCGTGGCGCCGTCGTGGTCACCGACCGGTACCTCGACTCCTCGGTCGCCTACCAGTCGGGTGGGCGCGAGCTGTCGGCCGACGAGGTGGAGCGGCTGTCACTGTGGGCCGTCGAGGGCCTGCTGCCCGACGTGACGGTGCTGCTCGACGTCGACCCCGCGACGTCGGCGGCTCGCATGACCGGCGACCCCGACCGGCTCGAACGCGCCGGCGACGACTTCCACCGCCGCACCCGCGAGGCGTACCTGCGCCGCGCCGCCGCGGACCCCGAGCGGTGGGTCGTCGTCGACGCCGCGGGCTCGGTCGAGCAGGTCCACGCCCAGGTGCGGGACGCGGTCGCCACCCGCCTGCGCCTTGCGGTGGTTGACCCCGCCCCGGTGGCTGACCCCGCCCCGGTGGTTGACCCCGCCCCGGTGGTTGAGCCTGTCGAAACCACCACCCCCGCCCCGAGCCTGGACGCCGCGCCATGA
- a CDS encoding NUDIX hydrolase, producing MRAIGLAVSTVIFALRPHPATQRPALSIPLVRRTREPYAGRWALPGGWVDPDESLAASAGRTLVETTGVRPSYLEQLYTFGAPDRSPTGRVVSVVYWALVRPEQIGERTDAAFDSVNVRWFVADDIPHLAFDHDRIVEYSLWRLRTKVEYTAIAQGLLGETFTLSELRQVHEAVLDRELDPANFRRQAEASGAVVPTGERLTGGRHRPPRLYRFDTSAALADNGPLGADDPFPPSGEEQ from the coding sequence ATGCGCGCCATCGGCCTCGCCGTGTCCACGGTCATCTTCGCGCTACGCCCACACCCCGCCACCCAGCGCCCGGCGCTGTCGATCCCGCTGGTCCGGCGCACGCGCGAGCCCTACGCCGGACGATGGGCGCTGCCCGGCGGCTGGGTCGACCCCGACGAGTCGCTCGCCGCGTCGGCGGGCCGCACGCTCGTGGAGACCACGGGCGTGCGCCCCTCCTACCTGGAGCAGCTCTACACCTTCGGCGCCCCCGACCGCTCCCCCACCGGCCGCGTGGTCAGCGTCGTCTACTGGGCGCTGGTGCGGCCCGAGCAGATCGGCGAGCGCACCGACGCCGCGTTCGACTCGGTCAACGTCCGCTGGTTCGTCGCCGACGACATCCCCCACCTGGCGTTCGACCACGACCGCATCGTCGAGTACTCCCTGTGGCGCCTGCGCACCAAGGTCGAGTACACCGCCATCGCGCAGGGCCTCCTGGGCGAGACCTTCACCCTCAGCGAGCTGCGCCAGGTCCACGAGGCCGTGCTGGACCGCGAGCTCGACCCCGCGAACTTCCGCCGCCAGGCGGAGGCCTCCGGCGCCGTCGTCCCCACCGGCGAGCGCCTGACCGGCGGCCGACACCGGCCGCCCCGCCTGTACCGCTTCGACACGTCGGCCGCCCTCGCGGACAACGGTCCGCTGGGCGCCGACGACCCGTTCCCTCCCTCAGGAGAAGAGCAATGA
- a CDS encoding Gfo/Idh/MocA family protein — protein sequence MPEPRSFAPRLTAADLDGAVPDLLDAPAIGWGVLGAGSIAASFSDGVRERTRARVSAVGSRSAAKAQEFAAAHAPGARAHGSYEDLVADSDVDVVYIATPHSHHLEHALLAVRAGKHVLVEKPLTRSAAESRVLLDAAREAGVFLMEAMWTRFLPHVAALRGAIARGEIGEVVTVEAEFDVFFRYDPAHRLFAPELAGGALLDLGVYPVAFAHDLLGAPSSVTARGTRAATGVDDHVAIVLEWDGGRHAVLHTSSRAAGPHAATIIGTRGRIEVPREFFTPADIVVTREDGTSWTFTSPRGEGKAYEAAEVARLVTAGATASPRHSWQDTLEVMAILDEARRQVGVVYPGE from the coding sequence ATGCCCGAACCCCGCTCCTTCGCACCCCGCCTGACCGCCGCCGACCTCGACGGCGCCGTGCCCGACCTGCTCGACGCCCCCGCGATCGGCTGGGGCGTGCTCGGCGCCGGGTCGATCGCCGCCTCGTTCAGCGACGGCGTGCGCGAGCGCACCCGCGCCCGCGTGAGCGCCGTCGGCTCGCGCTCGGCGGCCAAGGCTCAGGAGTTCGCCGCGGCGCACGCGCCAGGCGCCCGCGCGCACGGTTCGTACGAGGACCTGGTCGCCGACTCCGACGTCGACGTCGTCTACATCGCCACCCCGCACTCGCACCACCTGGAGCACGCGCTGCTCGCCGTGCGCGCGGGCAAGCACGTGCTGGTCGAGAAGCCGCTGACGCGCTCGGCCGCCGAGTCGCGCGTCCTGCTCGACGCCGCGCGCGAGGCAGGCGTGTTCCTCATGGAGGCGATGTGGACGCGGTTCCTGCCGCACGTCGCCGCGCTGCGCGGCGCCATCGCGCGCGGCGAGATCGGCGAGGTCGTCACGGTCGAGGCCGAGTTCGACGTGTTCTTCCGCTACGACCCCGCCCACCGGCTGTTCGCGCCCGAGCTCGCGGGCGGCGCGCTGCTCGACCTGGGCGTCTACCCGGTCGCGTTCGCGCACGACCTGCTCGGGGCGCCGTCGTCGGTCACCGCCCGTGGGACGCGCGCGGCGACCGGGGTCGACGACCACGTCGCGATCGTCCTGGAGTGGGACGGCGGGCGCCACGCCGTGCTGCACACGTCGTCGCGCGCCGCAGGCCCGCACGCCGCGACCATCATCGGCACGCGCGGACGCATCGAGGTGCCGCGCGAGTTCTTCACGCCCGCCGACATCGTGGTGACGCGCGAGGACGGCACGTCCTGGACGTTCACCTCCCCGCGCGGGGAGGGCAAGGCCTACGAGGCGGCCGAGGTCGCGCGGCTGGTGACGGCGGGCGCGACGGCGTCGCCGCGGCACTCCTGGCAGGACACGCTGGAGGTCATGGCGATCCTCGACGAGGCGCGCCGCCAGGTGGGCGTGGTCTACCCCGGCGAGTGA
- the nadC gene encoding carboxylating nicotinate-nucleotide diphosphorylase, which translates to MSLTPAAAVDDILTRALAEDAPWGDLTSEAFLPEGARARAALVAREPGVASGLTVFARTFTLLDPAAVVDPHAADGDRFAGGDVLAVVDGDARAVLRAERVGLNLVQRLSGVATATARYVEAVTGTRARVVDTRKTTPGLRVLERAAVRDGGGHNHRYSLSDAVLAKDNHLAVLAAQGVSVGDAIRAARARLPHTATIEVEVDRLDQVEEVVAAGVTTIMLDNFSLADLRAGVAQVAGRAIVEASGGITLDTVGEVARTGVDVISVGALTHGVRSLDLGLDIATDAV; encoded by the coding sequence ATGAGCCTGACCCCCGCCGCCGCCGTCGACGACATCCTCACGCGCGCCCTCGCCGAGGACGCGCCCTGGGGCGACCTCACCAGCGAGGCGTTCCTGCCCGAGGGCGCGCGGGCGCGCGCGGCGCTCGTCGCCCGCGAGCCGGGCGTCGCGTCGGGCCTGACCGTCTTCGCGCGGACGTTCACCCTGCTCGACCCCGCCGCCGTCGTCGACCCGCACGCCGCCGACGGCGACCGGTTCGCCGGGGGCGACGTGCTCGCCGTCGTCGACGGGGACGCCCGCGCGGTGCTGCGCGCCGAGCGCGTGGGGCTCAACCTCGTCCAGCGTCTGTCGGGCGTCGCCACGGCGACCGCCCGCTACGTCGAGGCGGTCACCGGGACGCGGGCGCGCGTGGTCGACACCCGCAAGACGACGCCGGGCCTGCGGGTGCTGGAGCGCGCCGCGGTGCGCGACGGCGGGGGGCACAACCACCGCTACTCGCTCTCGGACGCGGTGCTGGCCAAGGACAACCACCTCGCGGTGCTCGCCGCGCAGGGCGTCTCGGTGGGCGACGCGATCCGCGCCGCCCGCGCACGGCTGCCCCACACCGCGACCATCGAGGTCGAGGTCGACCGCCTGGACCAGGTCGAGGAGGTCGTCGCGGCGGGGGTCACCACGATCATGCTCGACAACTTCTCGCTCGCCGACCTGCGGGCCGGTGTCGCACAGGTCGCGGGGCGGGCCATCGTCGAGGCGTCGGGCGGCATCACACTCGACACGGTCGGCGAGGTCGCGCGCACGGGCGTCGACGTCATCTCGGTCGGCGCGCTCACGCACGGGGTCCGCAGCCTGGACCTGGGCCTCGACATCGCGACCGACGCGGTCTGA
- a CDS encoding RNA polymerase sigma factor, with the protein MSTGAPAPDFGAVFRAHYPGVLAYLRRRVPPSDAEDLAAEVFAIAWDRWDAVPHEVRPWLFGVARNVAAGHARATGRRQRLELRAQRERDLPDDGGHGLATVSLDLRLAWSRLSDADREAIALVAWDGLTGAEAAAVLGCTRAAFSVRLSRARRRLSRLLDDVDLDPDAEPASCPAPSPFPSTAPVFSPGGLS; encoded by the coding sequence GTGAGCACCGGGGCGCCCGCGCCGGACTTCGGCGCCGTCTTCCGCGCCCACTACCCGGGCGTGCTCGCCTACCTCCGACGACGCGTGCCGCCGTCGGACGCCGAGGACCTCGCGGCTGAGGTCTTCGCCATCGCGTGGGACCGCTGGGACGCCGTGCCGCACGAGGTGCGCCCGTGGCTGTTCGGCGTCGCGCGCAATGTCGCAGCAGGCCACGCCCGCGCCACCGGGCGACGGCAGCGCCTGGAGTTGCGGGCGCAGCGCGAGCGCGACCTGCCCGACGACGGCGGTCACGGCTTGGCGACCGTGTCCCTCGACCTGCGCCTGGCGTGGTCACGTCTGAGCGACGCCGACCGTGAGGCCATCGCGCTGGTCGCCTGGGACGGGCTCACCGGCGCCGAGGCCGCCGCGGTGCTCGGCTGCACGCGCGCCGCGTTCTCGGTGCGTCTGTCACGCGCCCGACGGCGGCTGTCCCGCCTGCTCGACGACGTCGACCTCGACCCCGACGCGGAGCCCGCCTCGTGCCCGGCGCCGTCGCCCTTCCCGTCCACCGCACCCGTGTTCTCCCCCGGAGGGCTGTCATGA
- a CDS encoding CU044_5270 family protein has translation MNASLTDPQLRDPLLRRVADADPAPRLDLTAAEAARAQALLSRLEATPRGVAAAAEPRRRRLPRAKARLAAAGAAVLAVVAAAVLAPSTASADVVLLQAADAAALQPQATGEYWYLRWQVQDQIPVGAAGAATPMTYQREDWLSRERGVARDEVSGAFRAVEAGTTTINPDDVRVSDYGLDEDGHPAVPTFGGLTWDEVDALPTEQVALRAALLDATPDSGHGRDYDLWDITSQLLLGSPAEPTLRRALWQVLAGIPEVRLLGSETDAVGREGTAVEARFADWYVIVLVLDPRTGALLERRSTLPDGTWPLVSTLVEQGPRDSAPEPQPPLCGPGSDPYMSC, from the coding sequence ATGAACGCCTCGCTCACCGACCCGCAACTGCGCGACCCGCTCCTGCGCCGTGTCGCCGACGCGGACCCGGCCCCGCGCCTCGACCTCACCGCGGCCGAGGCCGCGCGCGCGCAGGCCCTGCTGTCCCGGCTGGAGGCGACGCCGCGCGGCGTCGCCGCGGCCGCGGAGCCGAGGCGGCGGCGCCTGCCCCGGGCCAAGGCCCGCCTCGCCGCGGCCGGCGCCGCCGTGCTCGCCGTGGTCGCAGCGGCGGTGCTGGCGCCGAGCACCGCGTCGGCCGACGTCGTGCTGCTGCAGGCGGCCGACGCGGCGGCGTTGCAGCCGCAGGCGACCGGGGAGTACTGGTACTTGCGCTGGCAGGTTCAGGACCAGATTCCGGTGGGCGCCGCCGGCGCGGCCACGCCGATGACCTATCAGCGCGAGGACTGGCTCTCGCGCGAGCGCGGCGTCGCCCGGGACGAGGTCTCGGGCGCATTCCGGGCGGTTGAGGCTGGGACGACGACGATCAACCCGGACGACGTGCGCGTGTCCGACTACGGTCTCGACGAGGACGGTCACCCGGCCGTTCCCACCTTCGGCGGGCTGACGTGGGACGAGGTCGACGCGCTGCCGACGGAGCAGGTCGCGCTGCGCGCCGCGCTGCTCGACGCGACGCCCGACTCGGGTCATGGGCGTGACTACGACCTGTGGGACATCACCTCACAGCTCCTCCTGGGCAGCCCCGCCGAGCCGACGCTGCGCCGCGCCCTGTGGCAGGTGCTCGCAGGGATCCCCGAGGTGAGGTTGCTGGGCTCCGAGACTGACGCGGTCGGGCGCGAGGGCACCGCCGTCGAGGCGCGGTTCGCGGACTGGTACGTGATCGTGTTGGTGCTCGACCCGAGGACGGGCGCGCTGCTCGAACGGCGGTCCACGCTGCCCGACGGGACGTGGCCGCTCGTCTCGACCCTCGTCGAGCAGGGGCCGCGCGACTCCGCCCCTGAGCCGCAGCCCCCGCTGTGCGGTCCTGGCTCAGACCCATACATGAGCTGCTGA
- the nadB gene encoding L-aspartate oxidase gives MRVVVVGSGAAGLLAAYRAATLGHEVALVTKADLPESNTRYAQGGVAAVMPEADAGDDSVEAHVADTLVAGAGLCDVEAVRLLCAQGPERVRDLLALGLDLDRVDGPGSALARGREAAHSAARVLHSHGDSTGLSIEIALIGAVRTVPLEVHEHTMLRDLVVEADSRGGDGRGTGRRVVGVDVVRADGTSATLRADAVVLATGGAGQLFRHTTNPEVTTGDGVAAALRAGAVVADLEFYQFHPTALAVPGTPLISEAVRGEGAVLRDGAGRRFMLDVHPDAELAPRDVVARGIAAAMAAQGGAPVYLDATALGGQRLARRFPGITATLQTHGFDWGAEQVPVTPAAHYWMGGVRTDLSGRTSLPGLFAVGEAACTGVHGANRLASNSLLEALVFGWRAAEALDTQDWPTPPAARTLPVAASRGRKVSRPNGALSREALQALLWADAGLVRDAAGLRRAADALADARPAASGDPLRELEDRNLIDLGRAVVAAALARTESRGGHARSDHPAADPAQAVSTTWRLPAAALVPVAAPTTGALA, from the coding sequence ATGCGCGTCGTCGTCGTCGGATCCGGCGCCGCCGGACTGCTCGCCGCCTACCGCGCGGCCACGCTCGGGCACGAGGTCGCCCTGGTCACCAAGGCCGACCTGCCCGAGTCGAACACGCGCTACGCCCAGGGGGGCGTCGCCGCCGTCATGCCCGAGGCCGATGCTGGGGACGACTCGGTCGAGGCGCACGTCGCCGACACCCTCGTCGCCGGCGCGGGCCTGTGCGACGTCGAGGCGGTGCGCCTGCTGTGCGCGCAGGGCCCCGAGCGGGTGCGCGACCTGCTCGCGCTCGGCCTGGACCTCGACCGTGTCGACGGCCCGGGCAGCGCGCTCGCGCGCGGCCGCGAGGCCGCCCACTCGGCGGCGCGCGTGCTGCACTCGCACGGCGACTCGACCGGCCTGTCGATCGAGATCGCCCTCATCGGGGCGGTGCGCACCGTGCCGCTCGAGGTGCACGAGCACACCATGCTGCGCGACCTGGTCGTCGAGGCCGACTCGCGCGGCGGGGACGGGCGCGGGACAGGCCGCCGCGTCGTCGGCGTCGATGTCGTGCGCGCCGATGGGACGTCGGCGACGCTGCGGGCCGACGCCGTCGTGCTCGCCACCGGCGGCGCCGGGCAGCTCTTCCGCCACACCACCAACCCCGAGGTCACCACGGGCGACGGCGTGGCCGCCGCGCTGCGGGCGGGCGCCGTCGTCGCCGACCTGGAGTTCTACCAGTTCCACCCCACGGCGCTGGCCGTGCCGGGCACGCCGCTCATCTCGGAGGCGGTGCGCGGCGAGGGCGCGGTGCTGCGCGACGGCGCTGGGCGGCGGTTCATGCTCGACGTGCACCCCGACGCTGAGCTGGCGCCGCGCGACGTCGTCGCCCGCGGGATCGCCGCGGCGATGGCCGCGCAGGGCGGCGCGCCCGTCTACCTCGACGCGACGGCGCTGGGCGGGCAGCGCCTGGCGCGGCGGTTCCCGGGCATCACGGCGACCCTGCAGACGCACGGGTTCGACTGGGGCGCCGAGCAGGTGCCCGTGACCCCGGCCGCGCACTACTGGATGGGCGGGGTGCGCACCGACCTGTCGGGCCGCACCTCCCTGCCGGGCCTGTTCGCGGTGGGCGAGGCGGCGTGCACGGGCGTGCACGGCGCCAACCGCCTCGCGTCGAACTCGCTGTTGGAGGCGCTGGTCTTCGGCTGGCGCGCGGCCGAGGCGCTCGACACGCAGGACTGGCCGACGCCGCCCGCGGCGCGCACGCTCCCCGTGGCCGCCTCGCGAGGCCGGAAGGTCTCCCGGCCAAATGGCGCGCTCTCGCGCGAGGCGCTGCAGGCGCTGCTGTGGGCCGACGCCGGGCTCGTGCGCGACGCCGCCGGGCTGCGGCGCGCGGCCGACGCGCTCGCCGACGCCCGCCCCGCCGCCAGCGGCGATCCGCTGCGCGAGCTGGAGGACCGCAACCTCATCGACCTGGGCCGCGCCGTCGTCGCCGCCGCGCTCGCGCGCACCGAGTCGCGCGGCGGGCACGCCCGCTCCGACCACCCGGCCGCCGACCCCGCCCAGGCCGTCTCGACGACGTGGCGACTGCCGGCCGCCGCGCTCGTCCCCGTCGCCGCGCCCACGACCGGAGCCCTCGCATGA
- a CDS encoding DNA polymerase III subunit delta': MSVWDDVVGQDAAVAVLRQAVADPRSMTHAWLLTGPPGSGRSVAARAFAAALQCSGTDGEAGGCGRCRQCTTTLAGSHPDLTVAATDQVTIRIDEVRDLIGTASRTPSMGRFRVIVVEDADRMLERTTNVLLKAIEEPPPHTVWVLCAPSPQDVLPTIRSRTRAVALRVPPPEAVAELVVRRDGVEADLALAAARAAQSHVGLARRLARDPEARRRRSAVLSVARRIRGVGDAVLAAGELVEVAKAEATSSTQERDAVERAELLRALGVGDGDTLPPRLRSQVKQLEDDQKRRATRRQRDVLDRSMVDLLSLYRDVLVLQLGADVDLVNGLDPGDLAVVRALAADSTPEQTVRRMDAIGVARERLEGNVAPLLALEAMAIALRPQG; the protein is encoded by the coding sequence ATGAGCGTCTGGGACGACGTCGTCGGCCAGGACGCCGCCGTCGCTGTCCTACGCCAGGCCGTCGCCGACCCGCGCTCGATGACGCACGCCTGGCTGCTGACCGGGCCGCCCGGCTCGGGCCGCTCGGTCGCGGCCCGCGCCTTCGCCGCCGCGCTGCAGTGCTCCGGGACCGACGGCGAGGCCGGCGGGTGCGGGCGCTGCCGCCAGTGCACGACCACGCTCGCGGGCAGCCACCCGGACCTCACCGTCGCCGCGACCGACCAGGTCACCATCCGCATCGACGAGGTGCGCGACCTGATCGGCACGGCGTCGCGCACCCCGTCGATGGGCCGCTTCCGCGTCATCGTCGTCGAGGACGCCGACCGCATGCTGGAGCGCACCACCAACGTGCTGCTCAAGGCCATCGAGGAGCCGCCGCCGCACACCGTGTGGGTGCTGTGCGCGCCCAGCCCGCAGGACGTGCTGCCCACCATCCGATCGCGCACCCGGGCCGTCGCGCTGCGCGTGCCGCCGCCCGAGGCGGTCGCCGAGCTCGTCGTGCGGCGCGACGGCGTCGAGGCCGACCTGGCGCTCGCGGCGGCTCGCGCGGCGCAGTCGCACGTCGGCCTCGCTCGCCGCCTCGCGCGCGACCCCGAGGCCCGACGACGGCGCTCGGCCGTGCTGTCGGTCGCCCGCCGCATCCGCGGGGTCGGCGACGCCGTGCTCGCCGCGGGCGAGCTGGTCGAGGTCGCCAAGGCCGAGGCGACGTCGTCGACGCAGGAGCGCGACGCCGTCGAGCGCGCCGAACTGCTGCGCGCGCTCGGGGTGGGCGACGGCGACACGCTGCCGCCCCGGCTGCGCAGCCAGGTCAAGCAACTGGAGGACGACCAGAAGCGGCGGGCGACCCGCCGCCAGCGCGACGTGCTCGATCGCTCGATGGTCGACCTGCTCTCGCTGTACCGGGACGTGCTGGTGCTGCAGCTCGGCGCCGACGTCGACCTGGTCAACGGGCTCGACCCGGGCGACCTCGCCGTCGTGCGGGCGCTCGCAGCCGACTCGACGCCCGAGCAGACCGTGCGGCGCATGGACGCGATCGGCGTGGCGCGCGAGCGCCTGGAGGGAAACGTCGCGCCGCTGCTCGCGCTCGAGGCGATGGCGATCGCGCTGCGGCCACAGGGCTGA
- a CDS encoding cysteine desulfurase family protein produces the protein MLYADASATTPVRREVLEAMWPYLTGEFGNPSSTHDLGHRAASALASARADVAAAFGARPGEVVFTSGGTEADNLAVKGLALATPRGRHVVTSAIEHEAVGQSVDALARLHGFTVTVLTPQPDGVVTPEALRAALRPDTTLVTIHHANNEVGTVQDVAALAAVAHEAGAPFHTDAVQSAGWLDVSLAGLGVDALSVSGHKIGAPKGVGALLVRAGLPLEPVLHGGGQERGRRSGTENVAFAVGLAAAARALPALRARAGEVAASRDALIDGVLARVPGALLTGPDPRPTAPAAPGTAKAAAPGTAQEPGTARRLPGHASFCFPGTSGEAVLLELERAGVTTSSGSACAAGRDEPSHVLLALGLAPEVAQTSVRLTVDAPFDADAVVAAVVAATTAVGRLGS, from the coding sequence GTGCTCTACGCCGACGCCTCCGCGACGACCCCGGTGCGCCGGGAGGTGCTCGAGGCCATGTGGCCGTACCTGACGGGCGAGTTCGGCAACCCGTCCTCGACCCATGACCTCGGCCACCGCGCCGCGAGCGCGCTGGCGTCCGCGCGCGCCGACGTCGCCGCCGCGTTCGGAGCGCGGCCCGGCGAGGTCGTGTTCACCTCGGGCGGCACCGAGGCCGACAACCTCGCGGTCAAGGGGCTGGCGCTGGCGACCCCGCGCGGCCGGCACGTGGTCACCTCGGCGATCGAGCACGAGGCGGTCGGCCAGTCGGTCGACGCCCTCGCGCGCCTCCACGGCTTCACGGTCACCGTGCTCACCCCGCAGCCCGACGGCGTCGTGACCCCCGAGGCGCTGCGCGCGGCGCTGCGCCCGGACACCACGCTCGTGACCATCCACCACGCGAACAACGAGGTCGGCACGGTGCAGGACGTCGCCGCGCTGGCCGCCGTCGCGCACGAGGCCGGCGCACCGTTCCACACCGACGCGGTGCAGTCGGCGGGCTGGCTCGACGTCTCGCTCGCCGGGCTGGGCGTCGACGCGCTGTCGGTCTCCGGGCACAAGATCGGCGCGCCCAAGGGCGTGGGCGCGCTGCTCGTGCGCGCCGGACTGCCCCTGGAGCCCGTGCTGCACGGCGGCGGCCAGGAGCGCGGGCGCCGGTCGGGCACCGAGAACGTGGCGTTCGCCGTCGGACTCGCGGCCGCGGCGCGCGCGCTGCCGGCCCTGCGCGCCCGGGCGGGCGAGGTCGCGGCGTCACGCGACGCCCTCATCGACGGCGTGCTCGCGCGCGTGCCGGGGGCGCTGCTCACGGGTCCGGACCCGCGGCCCACGGCGCCGGCGGCGCCCGGCACGGCGAAGGCGGCGGCGCCCGGAACTGCGCAGGAGCCGGGGACCGCGCGCCGCCTGCCCGGCCACGCGAGCTTCTGCTTCCCTGGCACGAGTGGTGAGGCCGTGCTGCTGGAGCTGGAGCGGGCCGGGGTGACAACGTCGAGCGGGTCGGCGTGCGCGGCGGGCCGCGACGAGCCGTCACACGTGCTGCTCGCCCTGGGCCTCGCGCCCGAGGTCGCCCAGACGTCGGTGCGCCTGACCGTGGACGCGCCGTTCGACGCCGACGCCGTGGTGGCCGCCGTCGTCGCCGCGACGACGGCGGTGGGCCGCCTGGGCTCCTGA